Sequence from the Bacteroidota bacterium genome:
CAGTTGTGCGATTATCTGTTGGAATTAGAACGCCTTCAACATAGGTTTTATCTATAAGTCGAAAAACTGTTTTTATTGTACCATCGCTACTTTCTTGTTTTAATTCAGGAATAGCTTTATCAATAAAAAAATTTGTTTCCAACAATTCTCTTGTTGTTTTTGGAATGTTTTTCATTTCGAAAAAGGAGCCTATGGATTTTCTCCAAATCCAATCGTAAACTTGATTTATGCGAAATGTTTTTTCGTTTTCTTTTTTCAGAAATGAAACTAATTCTTCATATGAACAGTTTCGTATATTTTGTTTTGTTTTCATCGAATTTCAGTTTGAAATATGATTCTTGAATTTCAGGAATTGATTGAATTTTGTTTATATTTTATTAGTTCATCCATCAAAAACCTATTAGAATTTGCTCATCTTCATTGTCTTGCGTATCGTCAATTATTTGTTCATTCTGATTCTGTTTGTTGAATTTTTCGCAATCTAATTCTATATTAATTTCTTTAGCAGGTCTTTCGAAATCGACAGGAAAAATTCCGGAATTTGCGGTGTCTGCATAAACTTTTTGCTGATACATTCCATAAATTGGTAGAGCCATGTTTGCACCCTGCCCCAATTTGAGACCTTTGAAATGTATGCTACGAACTTCGCCGCCAACCCAAACGCCTGACACCAAATTTTGTGTAACTCCCATAAACCAACCGTCTGAATGATTGTCGGTAGTTCCGGTTTTTCCACCAATATCGTTGTGCAATTGATAACGCCAACGCAAGCGTCTTCCGCTACCTTCGGTAACAACACCTTTTAATAAATTGAGCATAAGATATGCTGTCTCTTCATTAAAAGCTTCTATTTTTTTTGGTTTGAAAGTTGAAACTATATTTCCGTTTTTATCTTCTATTCTGGTAACAAAAATTGGTTCTGTATAAACTCCCTTGTTTGCAAATGTACTGTATGCACCAACCATTTCGTAAAGAGTAACATCCGATGTTCCCAGAAAAATTGATGGTACAGGATCAATATAACTCTTAACTCCCATTTTTCTGGTAATATCGACAACTGCGTGCGGATTAAATTGCTTTAGCACCCATGCCGAAATATAGTTTACAGAATTTGCAAGCCCCCATTTCAATGAAACCATTTTTCCATCGAACTCCGATTTAGAAGAGTTTTTTGGTGTCCAAGAGCTGTCGTTCACATAAAAAGTTGTTGGAATGTTCGGGACTTTATAACATGGGGAATAACCTTCCTGCATGGCAAGTGTATAAAGAAATGGTTTTATGGTTGAGCCAATCTGACGCTTGCCTTGTGTAACGTGGTCGTATTTGAAATAACGGTAATCGCCGCCACCAACATAGGCTTTTACGTGTCCGGTGTGTGGGTCCATAGACATAAAACCTGCACGCAAAATAAATTTATAATATCTTAAAGAATCTAAAGGAGTAAGAACTGTGTCGATATCTCCATTCCAAGAAAAGACAGTCATTTCAGTAGGTGTATCAAATTTTCTCTTAATCTCTTCGAGCGATTTCCCTTGTTTTTTCAATTCTCTATATCTATCGGTATTCTTCATTGATCGTTCCATAATTCTTTCGAATTGCTCATCGCTAATGTCGTCAGAAAATGGAGGATTTCTGGTTTCGTGCAATTCTTTCGACAATTCTGCTTGCAAATATCCACCAAGATGCTTTTCAAGCGATTCTTCACCAAATTGCTGAAGACGCGAATTTAAGGTTGTGTAGATTTTGATACCGTCTTTATAAAGGTTATAATTTGTGCCATCGGGTTTGAAATGTTTTTTGCACCAGCCAAAAAGAGCATTTGTTTCCCATGCTATAGAATCTTCCTTAAATTTTGTGTAGGACCAATATCGTTCTTTTTCCGGCTTGTTGGAATTTAAAGTCGTACGTAGATATTCTCTAAAATGTGTTGCCATACCTTTGGCATGAGTTTGTACTCTATAATTCAGTTCGATAGGCAAAACAGAGATTGAATCGTATTTCTCCTGATCAATGAAGTTGTATCTTTTCATTTGCGAAAGTACAACATTCCTTCGCTTTGTCGATCGTTCAGGGTTTCTTACAGGGCTATATCTGGTTGGTGCTTTCAGCAATCCAACTAAGGTTGCAGCTTCCTGAACTTTCAAAGAATCGGGCAGGCAATTAAAAAATGTGCTCGAAGCCGATTTTATTCCATAAGCCTGACTCCCAAAAGGAACGGTGTTTAAATACATAACCAGAATTTCCTTTTTTGTATAGTTTCTTTCCAGCTTTACTGCTGTTACCCATTCTTTAAATTTTGTGATTGCAAGATTCCATGTCCGACGAATAGATGAATTATAGTTTGAAGTGTCTCGTGGGAATAAATTTTTGGCAAGTTGCTGTGTTATTGTACTTCCCCCGCCTGATGAATTTCCGCTTAAAACACCTTTCGAAACTCGAAGTAATGCTTTAATATCAATTCCAGAATGCTTTTCGAAACGAATATCTTCGGTGGCAACCAGAGCATCAATTAAATATGGCGACAATTCGTAATAATTTACAAATGAGCGATTTTCTAAATAATACTTCCCAAGAAGTTTTTGGTCGGAAGAATAAATTTCTGATGCCAAATTGCTTTTCGGATTTTCCAGCTCCTCGAAAGTTGGCATAAATCCAAAAAAACCTTGAGAAATCAATATAAAAATTGTGATGATTGATGCCATTGGTACAGTAAAAAGCAACCACATCAGCCACAAATATAATCTATATGAGCGTTTTTTCTTTTCCATCATTTCAAAATAATTGCTGCAAAATTAGTAAAAATGAATTATGAGTTATGAATTATGAGTTATGAATTTGAAATTTGGTGTACATTATTTGATTTCGTTTTTTTTACTTTCAGAAAATATAAACTATTTTATTGCTTGGAGCGGTGGTATGGGTAAATTTGAGATGTATGTCAGTTTGTTACAAGATAAAGCGAAGTTTACAACTTCGCTTAACTGGGGATTAATATTTCTTTTGTCTATTAATCACTTTTCCTTGAATGTTTTTTTTATAATAAATACTACCACCATAATTATAAACATTTCCTATTAATTTTCCATAAACCACCAAAGTTGAGTTTTTCTGCAAAGTAATCTGCCCTTTGACAAAACCTTCAATTATAAAATGAATATTTTCTGAAATAATACAGTCACCAGTAATGCTTTTTTTAACTTTTGTATGCTTTCTATATATGTAATTTTTATTTATGGGCTTGTTTATGATAACAAATTTTAGCTTTTTAGAATCATAGGTGTAATTTTTTGCACTATAATTAATTGAATTTGCCTTTTGTTTCTCAGAAGAGACTTTTAACAAAGAACTGTTATCAGGCTCAGAATTCCGTCTCATAGTAACACTCCCACTTCTAACAACATAACGATGACCTGTGTAAGAAACGTTAGGCTTTTCTTCGGAACTAGTTTGAAATAACTTTTTATTTTCAAGTTCTTTTGGTGTCGATTTGGATACTGGCTTTTTAAGAGGATAGAGTGTATGTAAAACTTTCAAAGAAGTCAATTGTATAAATTCGATTTTTTCAATAAGTCCTTCACCTTTTATTCTTTGCCACTGGTCTAATTTTGATTCAGAAGATATGATTCTAAAATAAACTCGCTGAATATATATCCTTTTTTCATTAGTTTGATTAATTTCATGTAATAATTCTTCAGCTTGTTCTGGGGACAGTTTCAGTGATGTAAATTGACTATAATTACTTACAGAGATAATTAATTTGCTATGTTTAATGACACCTTCATTGACGTAACCTCCACGTATAGTTGGATAAACAACAAATGCTTGTTGTTCAAAGTTATATTCTGGGAGCTTTATATTCTCATCGAAATATAACACATTTGAGGAGTTGAAATTGAATTTTTTGAATTCTGTTTTGAATGATTCTTTCCATAGTTTTGTGGTTCTTTTTTTTTCAAATTCATCAGCTTTATATCTACTACGTTTGTAATCGAAGTTTATGATATAATCTTCGAATATATCTTCTGATGTTTTATTTGATAATTTAGCTCTAATGAAAAAAGACAATTCAGAATTTAATTTACCATTTGGATCAGGAAAATTGAAATCTTCAAACTCATGGAATGAGCTTTTATTTGGTTGTATTTCATCTACCTGATTGTTTGAATTAGTTTGATTATGTACAATTCTATTATTGTATGTTGTAAAGATATCAGTCAGGTTATTATCAATATTATTTGAGATTTTTTTATGCCTATTTGGCAAAGAGTCGTTTTGATTTGAGCAATTATCAATACCAACCACAATTAGTCCTAATAGAATAATTATACCAAGGATACTATATAAACATCCACCTTCTTCATCAGGAATTAATGTTCCACTTGGCACTCTTATTCCCATTTTGAATTTGTTTAATTAGATTCGATTATTACAATAAGTATTATAATTTCAACAAATAAATCTCCAAACTGTGCAATTGTGATATCAGTCTTTGACTGATATTGTATATTCTATATGTTCTTTGCGTATCCATTTCGAACAAAGGTACAAATTATTCTTTTCACATTCTTGGTAGTTTTGAAAAAAAACATCAAGATTTGGTTACTTAAATTTTCTAAAATGTCTTAATTAGAATGTTACCCAGATACCAATCATTTTATTTCCTGCTTCAACTTTTAACTTTACAAACTTTACAAACTCCCTACTTCTTCAACCAAGACCGAGCATCCTTAGAAATACAGACTTTTCCTTCAGCAAAATAAATTTCGTGATTCGAAATAATTTTTTTTAGCTCATAGTTATAGTTCACCATAATGCCTGCAGATTGTTTTAGTCCTTTTTCGGAAGTGTCGCCAAGCCAATTTATTTGCTGAATTTTAGAGCCATTCGTCAAATGAAAATGAGCAACCGGATCGAAAGCATTGTTTTTCCTCTTTTTCGAATAGAGTAAATAGTTGGCACATAATCGCATCAATGGCTTTTTAAGGAAATTCGATAGAGTTTCATTTTTGTACCAACTTGTATTTAGAATTTCAAGCAAGATGTTTTTAGCGTCTTTAGATTCTGAATATTTCTCAAGATTTTTTATTTCGCTTTTTGTAATTAACTCCTGAAATTTTTCGGAAGGATAATTTTCTAAGCAATCTCTGAATTTAGGAATTGGAGATAAGGTTGCAAAATTTTTCAAATTTGGAAACTCTGCCGATAGTTCTTTTACTACCCTTTTTATTAGAAAATTCCCGAAGCTAATCCCTTTCAATCCTTTTTGAGTATTTGAGATAGAATAAAAAATTGCTGTATCGGCAAGATTTGGATTTTCAGGCGGAATATTTTTGTCTAACAGATTTTGAATATTATTTGGCAGACCTTTTACAAGTGCAATTTCGATAAAAATCAAAGGATCATTTGGGACTTTGTAATGAAAAAACGCATACATTTTTCTATTGGTTAGAAGTCTGTATTTTAAATCTTTCCAAGAACTTATCTCATGAACGGCTTCATATTCCATAAGTTTTTCGAGCAGAATTGCCGGAGAATTCCAGGTTATCTCCTCCAAATCTAAAAGGTTAATGTCGAAATAAGTTATCAATAGATTTTTTATATCGCTGTCGAGTTTTCTCAGTCGTGGCATTGTCGGAATTAGTGGAATTAAATCGCGCCGCATATCTTTCAAGAAAAGAAAACCATTGGGCAATTTCACAAGCTGCCTTAAAATTTTCACTCGTGGCGGAACCAATGACTTACTTAGCTCAAGCTCGGCATTTATCCGTTCATTTTCATCATTAGAATTTTTAAGATTGTTAATCTTTTCGTTCAAAATTGAGGTATTTACATCGAAATATCGACCAAGGATTCTGAGAAATCTGCTTTTCCCTTTTTTCGACAGATTTATATAAATAATCCCGAGATGAATAATCTTCGATTTTTTTGAAATTTCTCCGACTTTTTCATTAACACATTCTACCATTAATTCTCTCAGAAGAGTTTCATCGCTTTTTGGCAAATCCGGTTTTATCTGTATTTTGAAATTGCCCGATTCGTCCCAAGCTGTTTTTATTTTATTGATGGTTTCTTTGCTAATTCCGGCAATAGAATCGTCAAGTTTTATTAAATCCTCTTTGTGTCTCGAAAATATTTTCATATAAATTATTCAAAATTATATTTAGCTAAAAATACATTATTATTATATGAATTGCAAGATTTATGAATAGATTATTTTTAACAACTTTATTGTAGCAAATAAGCTTGAATTATGTTTGTGTAAATTTATCACTCAACATTTTCCGGAACAATCTACCTATCAGCAAATTCCTTAAGTTTTTTCTTCCCAAAACGAATTATATAATTTGTTTCCCAGTGTGGAAGTGCTTGTTCAATTGTTAGAGCAAATTCATTTATTAGCTCGGGATAATAGCAGGTAATTTTATCGATTATGACGATAGAAAAGTATTTCATATAGGCCGGATACTTTTTCGACCGTATAAACTTTATGCCTTCGTCAACTAAAATTCCTTGCTGCTTTTCATCGCTAATGTCATAATTTTGAACTATACGCAATGCTCCATGAATCTGGCTGTGGTAAAGCATTTTTGGCAGTTTCTCTATTATCTGGGGCAAGTATTTTATTAGTAGTTTTTTGTGAGTATTCGCTATCTTGAACAGCACCCAACCGGCATGCCAGCAAATTTTTTTTTCGTCGGTAAGAAAAACTCTTACAAGCAAATCAAGAACTGTTGGATCATTCAGAGCCATTTCTTTCAATTCCATAGTATAACTTTTACCAGCCAATAATAGCAGTTGATAAATATCATCGCTCATCCAGGTTCTTGCTATAGAATCCTTTTTTTTCATTTAAATTTTTACAAAAATAAAATTTTGCAAGATAATATTATTCTGGGATTTTGGTGGTTGACTTATGGCTGTTGGTATAGTTAAACAGTATCTGTTCGCTCAAAATTAAACTTTGATTCAAATTCTCACTTTTTCATTTCTTACGAAAAATCTCTATATTTGAAAATGTTTAAAACGTTTTATTAATTAAATATTTTGATATGAAAACACAAAGATTAATCTGTTTTGCAATTGTCTTATTATTAATTAGTAGTAGTTGTGCAACCTTCAAATCGTCGATGGATGGAAAATATGAAAAGGAGGCAGAAAAAAATTATAATGCCGAAAGAGTCGATGTATTGTTTATTTTCAGTCATTACAGGCAAACCAAAGGATTTGATGCTGTACCAAAACTTGACCCAAGACCTGTAAATGGATTCGAAGAAATATTTGTGGATGCCATGACAGAAATTAGCAATATTTCTTATTATTCAGTTTTTACAGATCATGCTTCTGATGTAAACATCTCGAAACGTCGTCGTATGAAAGACAGCCTGATGAATAGTCATGATTATATTATTAAAGTCAAAATACAACGTGAAAAATCATTTGTAAAATACTTTTTTGCCACTGTTGGTGCAGTTGTTAGCGCTACCCTGCTGCCGATGCCTTTCAAGTATGAATATACAGCAAAAATTGAAGTGCTTGATTCAAATAGAAAATTGATTAAAGCTTACGAACGTAAAATGGAGATAACAAAATGTTGGCAAACCTTTATGTTTTTTCTATATCCATTTAAAAATGAAGAGAGGCAAAAAGGACTACTATATGTTGAAATCCTTCATGATGTTTTTAAACAAATTGAATCGGAAAAAATTCTCAAGAAATAGCTTAACACAAAATTTCAGTTAGAGCTAATAACATTCGAAAACTAAAGGTAAACTTTTGTTATTGAATTCTGTTTTTGCAAAAGAGCTATAAGAATTTATAGTGTCAAATCCGGCTTTTTGCAGCGCCTTTATAATTTGTTTTCTTCTTGCAGGAAAAAGTTTGATATTGTTTTTGATAATTTCTTCGGTTTCTTTAATGAAAAGGATGGTCGAAAAATCTAACATATTATTTTCGTCAAGGCTATAGAAACGTTCAAATTTTATTATTTCATTTTCAATAGTAGGTAAACTTTTCAGTTTACTGTCGAAAACATAATCGTAATTTATTAATTGAAATAAAAATTTTCCGGTTTTCTTCAGAACAAATTTAGTATTCCTGAAAAATGCTTCAATTTCTTCCATATTTTGTAAATGAACAAGCGTATTTCCGAAACAGCTAACAATATCGAAAGAATTTTCGGGAAAGTTTTTTTCAATTTCTAACATTCCAATTTTGCAGAAACTAATTTTCTTATTTCCGACTTTCTTTTTTGCTGAAGCTATCATTTGGCTATTTGTATCTATAGCCGAAATTTTTGCGAAATAATCGCAAAGACTTATTGCCAAACTACCAGTTCCACAACCAATATCCAGGAGGCTTTGTTCATTTTTGTTTTTTTCCGAAAAAGATTTTATAAAAGAAACTTGAGAATTATTGAGTGGAAAAACCTCATCGTACTGTTTCGAAATTCGTGAATAAAAATCCATATTTTCTATTTATTGAACAATTGCATTTGTTTGCAAAAATAATTAAAAGTATGCAGTATTCATTGGTTAACAAAAACTTATATTATATTTGGCTATTTAAATTTTGAAAAATAAATATTTAATGAAAATAGAATCAAATTTGGATAACGAATTTTGATAAGAGACTTGCAATCTCAATAGACTTAACTTAATACAACACCCAAGGAATGAAGTTTTCAGAACTACAGTTAGATAAACAATTATTAGAAGCAATATCATATATGGGCTTTGAAACAGCCACAGAAATTCAGGAAAAGGTTATACCAATTATTCTTGAAAACAGGGATGTAATTGCATGTGCCCAGACCGGCACCGGCAAAACTGTTGCATTTGTTCTTCCTGTTCTAAACAAATTGATAGGCAAAAACAACAAATCTATAAATACATTGATAATTGTTCCGACCAGAGAATTGGCGATTCAAATAGAACAAGAAATACAGGGGCTTGCATATTTCATATCGGTAAGTTCGAATTCTGTATATGGTGGCGGCGATGGCAAAGATTGGGTTGCCCAAAAAGATGCTCTTCAAGGCGGAACCGATATTATTGTTGCGACACCTGGCAAGCTGTTGTCTCATATTATGTCCGGAAATGTTAACTTCAACGATTTGAAACATTTAATCCTGGATGAAGCTGACAGGATGTTGGATATGGGATTTATTGACGATTTACAGAAAATTATTTCCTATCTTCCCAAAAAACACCAAACTATGCTTTTTAGCGCTACTATGCCAAAAAGTATTCGTCAATTGACAAAAAAGATTTTGCATAGTCCGGACGAAATATCTTTGTCGATTTCTAAACCTGCTGAAGGAATCGATCATAAAATATATTTATGCTACGACACTCAAAAAGTGAAAATTATAAGTCATGTTTTGAGCGAAAATAAAGACTATGATAGCATCATCATTTTCAGCTCTACAAAAAGTAAAGTAACAGAAATTGTAAGATCACTTAACAAGTCAGGTTTCCCGGCACAAGGGATTTCTTCAAATTTAGATCAGGAAAAACGCGAAGAAGTTTTAAGAGGATTCCGCTCTAAACAAATACGTATTTTGGTTGCTACAGATGTTATGAGTCGAGGCATTGATGTGAAGGAAATAAATATGGTCGTAAATTTCGATGTCCCCAACGATGCCGAAGATTATGTTCATCGGGTAGGACGAACTGCTCGTGTTAACACAAAAGGTGAGGCAATTACTTTGGTGAACGAGAAGGACATGTATCTAATGAGGAAAATTGAACATCTGATAGAATATTCTATTCCGAAATATCAACCCCCGAGCAAAATAGGTGCCGGACCCGAATGGAAAGATGGAAATCAAAAATCTCGTAAAAAGAAAAGTTTCCATAATAAAAAACGGAATTTTAAGACGGGGAATCGGAATAATATATCTTAGACTTTTTTTTTGAAAAAGGGAATTTGCTTTAATGCATATATTTTTGACATATGAGCATAGAACCAAATCATATAAAATCAATGTCCAATTGTACCAGAATATAAGCCAAAAGTTAAAAATTTGAGGTAGATAGAAGTGTGCAGTCTTAACCCAACTGGGAAATCAACCATTAACAAATGTTGATTTCCCAGTTGGGTTAAATATTGTTTTCTGTTTTTTTGAAACTTCACTTACTATCGGTTTTCCATCTTTTGCAATATGATTGATTTTAATTTTTCTTAATTCATAAAGCAGTTCTTTTATAGTGTAGGTTTTGAATAGTTTATTTTGATTCATAACTCTGATAATTTCATAATATATCACTAAAGAAATGAACATTACAAATAGTTTTCCTGTGGTTGTGTGGTCATTATGTGTTCTTAATCTTTTTCCATCCATTTCATTTTTAAGCACATCAAAAACTTTTTCAACCAGATCTTTATTTCTATAATGAGTTAATACCTCTTCGTGTGACATTCCTGTTTTGTTTGTTGCCAAGATGTAATAACCTGATCTTGATAGTGAAGAATTAATATTACGAATATTTCTTTTTGCTTTTTTCAGGCTAAAAGGCAATGGTTGAATAAAACTTATACAACAATCTTTGTCGTTCATTTCTAAAACATTTGCTGTACTAAAAAAGCCTCTGTCTAAAATAAAAAGGAAGTCGTTCAATCCAAAATTAGTTAAATACTTTTTGCAATTCTTCAAAGTTGTAACATCAACAATGCTACCAGGATACAAACAATAGTTAACTGGCAATTTTTTGTCTTCGCAAAAAACCATTCCAAGATTTATCTGAGGTAAATTTTCTTTATCTCTATTATATCCCCATTCTATAAAATCTATATTTGTTGAATAACTTGAAATAGATGAAATGTCAAAAAACAATGCTTTATCAGGATTAATGTGTTGTGCCCATTTTTCCATAAAATCAAAACGTCGTTTTTCATCACGACCAATTGCTGCAAATAGATTTGATATAGCCGAGGAGTCTAATTTATTTGTATCTGGAAAATAGTTTTCATCTGCCCAATAATGGTACAAATAAAAAGGTGTTCCTTCCATGAC
This genomic interval carries:
- a CDS encoding penicillin-binding protein — protein: MEKKKRSYRLYLWLMWLLFTVPMASIITIFILISQGFFGFMPTFEELENPKSNLASEIYSSDQKLLGKYYLENRSFVNYYELSPYLIDALVATEDIRFEKHSGIDIKALLRVSKGVLSGNSSGGGSTITQQLAKNLFPRDTSNYNSSIRRTWNLAITKFKEWVTAVKLERNYTKKEILVMYLNTVPFGSQAYGIKSASSTFFNCLPDSLKVQEAATLVGLLKAPTRYSPVRNPERSTKRRNVVLSQMKRYNFIDQEKYDSISVLPIELNYRVQTHAKGMATHFREYLRTTLNSNKPEKERYWSYTKFKEDSIAWETNALFGWCKKHFKPDGTNYNLYKDGIKIYTTLNSRLQQFGEESLEKHLGGYLQAELSKELHETRNPPFSDDISDEQFERIMERSMKNTDRYRELKKQGKSLEEIKRKFDTPTEMTVFSWNGDIDTVLTPLDSLRYYKFILRAGFMSMDPHTGHVKAYVGGGDYRYFKYDHVTQGKRQIGSTIKPFLYTLAMQEGYSPCYKVPNIPTTFYVNDSSWTPKNSSKSEFDGKMVSLKWGLANSVNYISAWVLKQFNPHAVVDITRKMGVKSYIDPVPSIFLGTSDVTLYEMVGAYSTFANKGVYTEPIFVTRIEDKNGNIVSTFKPKKIEAFNEETAYLMLNLLKGVVTEGSGRRLRWRYQLHNDIGGKTGTTDNHSDGWFMGVTQNLVSGVWVGGEVRSIHFKGLKLGQGANMALPIYGMYQQKVYADTANSGIFPVDFERPAKEINIELDCEKFNKQNQNEQIIDDTQDNEDEQILIGF
- a CDS encoding DUF4852 domain-containing protein: MGIRVPSGTLIPDEEGGCLYSILGIIILLGLIVVGIDNCSNQNDSLPNRHKKISNNIDNNLTDIFTTYNNRIVHNQTNSNNQVDEIQPNKSSFHEFEDFNFPDPNGKLNSELSFFIRAKLSNKTSEDIFEDYIINFDYKRSRYKADEFEKKRTTKLWKESFKTEFKKFNFNSSNVLYFDENIKLPEYNFEQQAFVVYPTIRGGYVNEGVIKHSKLIISVSNYSQFTSLKLSPEQAEELLHEINQTNEKRIYIQRVYFRIISSESKLDQWQRIKGEGLIEKIEFIQLTSLKVLHTLYPLKKPVSKSTPKELENKKLFQTSSEEKPNVSYTGHRYVVRSGSVTMRRNSEPDNSSLLKVSSEKQKANSINYSAKNYTYDSKKLKFVIINKPINKNYIYRKHTKVKKSITGDCIISENIHFIIEGFVKGQITLQKNSTLVVYGKLIGNVYNYGGSIYYKKNIQGKVINRQKKY
- a CDS encoding Malonyl-CoA decarboxylase — encoded protein: MKIFSRHKEDLIKLDDSIAGISKETINKIKTAWDESGNFKIQIKPDLPKSDETLLRELMVECVNEKVGEISKKSKIIHLGIIYINLSKKGKSRFLRILGRYFDVNTSILNEKINNLKNSNDENERINAELELSKSLVPPRVKILRQLVKLPNGFLFLKDMRRDLIPLIPTMPRLRKLDSDIKNLLITYFDINLLDLEEITWNSPAILLEKLMEYEAVHEISSWKDLKYRLLTNRKMYAFFHYKVPNDPLIFIEIALVKGLPNNIQNLLDKNIPPENPNLADTAIFYSISNTQKGLKGISFGNFLIKRVVKELSAEFPNLKNFATLSPIPKFRDCLENYPSEKFQELITKSEIKNLEKYSESKDAKNILLEILNTSWYKNETLSNFLKKPLMRLCANYLLYSKKRKNNAFDPVAHFHLTNGSKIQQINWLGDTSEKGLKQSAGIMVNYNYELKKIISNHEIYFAEGKVCISKDARSWLKK
- a CDS encoding class I SAM-dependent methyltransferase encodes the protein MDFYSRISKQYDEVFPLNNSQVSFIKSFSEKNKNEQSLLDIGCGTGSLAISLCDYFAKISAIDTNSQMIASAKKKVGNKKISFCKIGMLEIEKNFPENSFDIVSCFGNTLVHLQNMEEIEAFFRNTKFVLKKTGKFLFQLINYDYVFDSKLKSLPTIENEIIKFERFYSLDENNMLDFSTILFIKETEEIIKNNIKLFPARRKQIIKALQKAGFDTINSYSSFAKTEFNNKSLPLVFECY
- a CDS encoding DEAD/DEAH box helicase yields the protein MKFSELQLDKQLLEAISYMGFETATEIQEKVIPIILENRDVIACAQTGTGKTVAFVLPVLNKLIGKNNKSINTLIIVPTRELAIQIEQEIQGLAYFISVSSNSVYGGGDGKDWVAQKDALQGGTDIIVATPGKLLSHIMSGNVNFNDLKHLILDEADRMLDMGFIDDLQKIISYLPKKHQTMLFSATMPKSIRQLTKKILHSPDEISLSISKPAEGIDHKIYLCYDTQKVKIISHVLSENKDYDSIIIFSSTKSKVTEIVRSLNKSGFPAQGISSNLDQEKREEVLRGFRSKQIRILVATDVMSRGIDVKEINMVVNFDVPNDAEDYVHRVGRTARVNTKGEAITLVNEKDMYLMRKIEHLIEYSIPKYQPPSKIGAGPEWKDGNQKSRKKKSFHNKKRNFKTGNRNNIS
- a CDS encoding transposase, giving the protein MEGTPFYLYHYWADENYFPDTNKLDSSAISNLFAAIGRDEKRRFDFMEKWAQHINPDKALFFDISSISSYSTNIDFIEWGYNRDKENLPQINLGMVFCEDKKLPVNYCLYPGSIVDVTTLKNCKKYLTNFGLNDFLFILDRGFFSTANVLEMNDKDCCISFIQPLPFSLKKAKRNIRNINSSLSRSGYYILATNKTGMSHEEVLTHYRNKDLVEKVFDVLKNEMDGKRLRTHNDHTTTGKLFVMFISLVIYYEIIRVMNQNKLFKTYTIKELLYELRKIKINHIAKDGKPIVSEVSKKQKTIFNPTGKSTFVNG